The following DNA comes from Crateriforma spongiae.
GACCTAATACTTATCGGTGGTCGGAATACAGTCGAGAAAATACTTGAAACCGACTACCTGATCATGCCTGCCGCGACCGCATTGTGTAGGTCAATTGAAAAGACCGCCCCACCCTTAAAATGGTATCGGCAGCGTGCTGAGTTGGTGAGCCTGATTGCTAATGGACGAAATGGCGCGGCGCTCAAGGCTCGCCAGTATGAGCGATTGGAGTATGCGACGACAAAAAAGGGAGGCGTCATTCCATCCATCACCGACGATGTTCGTCGCCGCATGAATGTTCTGCAGGGTGCGCCAGCGTCCGGGGGATCAAAATGAAGAAATCTGTAAAGATTCAAGCTTGGAAGGAGGCGATAGCGAACCGCGCTGACGTTGAAATTTCCGTTGTCGAACAAGTCTTAGCTGAGTACCGCATCGAAGCGTCACCAGTTCTACAGACGCCAAAGACCTTGGTTCTGAAGGAAATCCGGTTTGTCGGTGTTAAAGATGAGAGGCACAATCATGCAAAAATTGACTTCGCGTGGGGAGATCTGGATGCGGGTATCTACGCCTGTCTCACCGAGAAAAATCTGAGAGGCAAGTCGTCGATCCTGGAAGTTGTTCGTTGGCTGTTGAGAGGTTGCGAGCCATCGAACTTGCAGACAGATGTGCGATCCTGGCTTACAGAGGCGAGTCTCAAGTTTGAGCTCGACGATGTTCTATTTGAGATTGAAGTTAAGTGCACGGAAGGTGTTCATGGCAAGCTAAGCCGATACAGCAAGGGAGGAAAAAAGCGACGTGTAAACGGCTTTCAGAGCGATGATGAGTTTGGTTCGGTGATGGCCAGCTTTTTCATGCATGAATTCCGCATGGATAGCGTTGCTGTTCACCGAAAGGTCGGAGAGTTCGGTGGCAAAACGGTGTTGCATGGCTGGCAAGCTTTGAGCAGCGCGATGTTTATCGGCACGGACTACACAACCCTGGTCGGTGAGATCCCCCCTGCAACGGGCTTACCATTCCGAATGATGCAGATGTATCTCGGTGTTCCCTGGGTTTCAACATTAGCGGCCACAAAGGCTGCGCAGAGCGAAATGACCCGTAAAGTCGCTGCCTCCGACCAAGTTCTCAAGAATGCAAAACAAGAAACGCAAAATCGGATCGAGGTCCTTGAGTCCGAGCTGATGGCGAAACAAAAGCAACTGTCAAAACTTCCAGATTTAGACACAACGACCGACAAGATTAGGAGGCTTCGGCATCAACATGAAAATCTTGTTGAAGAGTTGCGGCAACTTTCGCTTCAAGCCAAGGCAACTCTGGCAACTTTGGAAAAAGCGGAGCAAATGTTTGCAGATGATCGTCGCGAGTATCAATTGTTTGTCGATGGCAATGCGGCAGATTTCGTGTTTCGGTCTTTGGACCCGAGTTGTTGCCCGAGATGCGATCATGCCATTCCCGATGCACGGAAGAAGCAGGAGCATGAAAGCAATGAATGTGCGGTTTGCGGAGAGCAAGTGCATGCGGATGTTCCCACCGCGGAGATTCAGAAACAGCTCAAGGATCGAATGGCGGCGTCGAAAAAGGCTCGCACAGTGGCACGCAAGTCCTCCAAAGAACTGGTAGCTCAGCGCACGGAACTAGAACATTCCATTGAGGCTTGCGAAGCGGATATCGCGTCGGAGAGCCGGAAGCTATCGAAACCTAGCAACCGTGGCAATTTAAAGACCGAGATCGCGATACTAGAAGCCAGAATCGAAGAAGCTTCAGCAAATTTGCCGAAGGATTCACCTGAGAATATGGACCTGTTGGTATTGAATGCGGTTGCTGACGAGACAGAAAAGCTAGTCAAGGAAGTTCAAGCAGAAGTTTTGACAAAGGTTAGTGAGGGCATCGTCCAGTATGCCAATCGCTTCGGCATGACATCGTTGACCTCGG
Coding sequences within:
- a CDS encoding coiled-coil domain-containing protein produces the protein MKKSVKIQAWKEAIANRADVEISVVEQVLAEYRIEASPVLQTPKTLVLKEIRFVGVKDERHNHAKIDFAWGDLDAGIYACLTEKNLRGKSSILEVVRWLLRGCEPSNLQTDVRSWLTEASLKFELDDVLFEIEVKCTEGVHGKLSRYSKGGKKRRVNGFQSDDEFGSVMASFFMHEFRMDSVAVHRKVGEFGGKTVLHGWQALSSAMFIGTDYTTLVGEIPPATGLPFRMMQMYLGVPWVSTLAATKAAQSEMTRKVAASDQVLKNAKQETQNRIEVLESELMAKQKQLSKLPDLDTTTDKIRRLRHQHENLVEELRQLSLQAKATLATLEKAEQMFADDRREYQLFVDGNAADFVFRSLDPSCCPRCDHAIPDARKKQEHESNECAVCGEQVHADVPTAEIQKQLKDRMAASKKARTVARKSSKELVAQRTELEHSIEACEADIASESRKLSKPSNRGNLKTEIAILEARIEEASANLPKDSPENMDLLVLNAVADETEKLVKEVQAEVLTKVSEGIVQYANRFGMTSLTSATLRGNMTLLLERGESTTSYSKVTAGEQLRLKVAAILSMLKVGEELGVGRYPGLLLVDSPAAQEIALEDLEQLIGGLVDLADEIKHLQVFVASVASKAIRSRVDESRVRQALGDDYLW